A region of the Cannabis sativa cultivar Pink pepper isolate KNU-18-1 chromosome 3, ASM2916894v1, whole genome shotgun sequence genome:
TCAGAAGATTTAACATGTATTAATgggtttaaatttaatttctgtATCTCTGCTATTTGTGGGATCTGATTTTTTGTTTGTCATTAGCAAGTTAATAGGCTTGAGATAAGTCCAGATAAAAGACACCTAGCTGCAGCGGGTAATTCTCATATTCGATTATTCGATGTTAATTCGAACAGCCCTCAGCCGGTGAGTTCATCACGGGTTCCCTTGCtgcttttttccttttttcttagaAGGGGGAAAAGGGATATACTATTTTAGTATCATCTGATAACCCTTATTTTATTGTGGTAACAGGAAATGAGCTATGATTTACATACTGGTAATGTGATGGCAGTGGGATTCCAGTGTGATGGTAAATGGATGTATTCAGGTTCCGAGGATGGCACAGTAAAGATTTGGGACATAAGGTAGATTGCAAATGTGATTATCTAATGTTTCTGCCTTTCATTTGGttctatttatatttaatatttgaaaaagagCTCCAGGGTGTCAAAGGGAATATGAAAGCCGTGCTGCCGTTAACACTGTTGTTCTGCACCCTAATCAGGTATTGACGACGTCTTACGCTTTTAATGCTTTGCATTTGTTAATGCTGCTTCTTACATGACTCACTTATTTGTTGCCatgctatgtttatgtttttCCAAGCTCTTTTAAGTGAAATGCTGTTTTCCAGCCGTTTCTTTTTCACATATGGAATAACTCTTCTTATGCACCActtaaaaaaatgaatttttaacattttggAGATAATATATGAATCTCCCCAAGAATAGTGAAACCCATAATCAATAAAGGATAGTTTTAAAAGATTGTCTTTTAACCCATATTAAACAAACTAAAACGAAAAAGACTCTGTTTTTCTTAAAGAGATAGGAACCAAATGCATAAGAAGGATAGGTTGACGTCACTCAAAAAAAGTGGAAGGATTGTGAGTGATGGAAAACTTTCTCAATATGTTCAAAAACAAAAAGCTAATTGATCTGTTGTTGTGATTGGCCAATTAGGATTTTTCCGATGAAGCTTCTTTATTCTCATTAGATAATTGATAGCTATAATGTGTTAATAACTGGCTTGAATGTTATTTTGCAGACAGAGCTCATATCTGGGGATCAAAATGGAAACATTCGTGTCTGGGATTTGACAGCAAATTCATGCAGCTGTGAATTAGTAAGTTTATATTGGACTTATTTATTCTTCATTTTGTGGCGTGTAAGATTTTCATTAGGAATCTAAATTGTTCCATCACACAAATTCTAACCTTAGTTActtatataaaacatttaccCATTTGTTTGGGAACGGCTTTATGTAAAAATTTAGAGTTTTTAAATGGCATATGATACATGGAATAGCATCACTTAGCATTCCAGAGAAACTCGCAATGAAATTTGAGGAAAACAATATAATACCACCAACCGCATATGATTCAATCATCGAAACCCTTAAAACagtgttttattttaacaaTGATTCTATAATCCACTCCTAATACCATATTTTACATCAGTGTCATAATCTCTTGTCTATTACTATTATCTTCCTCAAGTCAAGATATTACTTGATGATTGATGCTTTTAAAATTCTCCTAGCTGTTTCCTCTCGTGTAGGCATTCTCTAGCAAACATAGTTTCCATGTGTCATAATTTTCTTTTGACCCATCTCaagaacatttttttttctatccaTGGTAACATAGGTGCCAGAGGTGGATACAGCAGTGAGGTCCCTAACTGTCATGTGGGATGGGAGCCTGGTAGTTGCAGCAAATAATCATGGGACTTGTTATGTTTGGCGCTTGTTGCGAGGGACTCAGGTTGGTATCTTCATAGACACACTTCATTTGACGTCTGGTGTGTCATGTTTGACTTGTGTCATAACTTCCATTTCCCTTGCAGACAATGACAAATTTTGAGCCACTTCATAAGCTACAAGCACACAAGGGTTACATTCTTAAGTGCCTTCTTTCGCCTGAATTCTGCGAGCCACACAGGTTTGTTCGGGAAACCCGTTTTCATACCTATTCATTCTCTTCTTTATTTTGTCATGGTTTTATTTAGTTATTTGTGCTGGTTTTGTGTACTTTAGATACCTGGCCACTGCATCTTCAGATCACACTGTCAAGATTTGGAATGTTGATGGTTTTACATTGGAGAAGACTCTAGTTGGTAATTCTTGCAAATTTAGAATCTTCAATAAATCAATTTCATATTCTCTCATTGACCTGATGTGTTACTTTTTCTTTCCTAATATTGTAGGACATCAACGGTGGGTGTGGGATTGTGTGTTCTCAGTTGACGGTGCTTATCTTATAACAGGTATTGAATTCGTTGTTTATCTCGAGGTTGTTACTCTAATTACCCTTGTTTTGCTACTAAAAACTTCAAACCAAACCAACTGGTTCATTATCTCTTGTACATTTTCTaggttcaataagtaatatgaTGAACAATGTCATTTTCTTTAATGTTGTTGTCTCAAAAGTCTTCCATTGTTGCAGCTTCCTCTGATACAACAGCAAGGCTTTGGTCCATGTCAACTGGTGAATATATAAGAGTGTATCAAGGGCACCACAAAGCCACTGTTTGTTGTGCTCTACATGATGGTGCTGAACCTTCCTCATCATGAAACCATCTAAATTATTCACTTgtttgttcatagtggtttcaAATAAGCATCTATCAAAATTCACTAAATTACCTTAATTAGTTTATTgtgcctatttttttttttgtttgtttgtaaattgtttccaaaaatgccatgttgggtttttaagttttataaccaaaaattctatttttcctAATTGACAAGGTTGATGTATGATGAATTTTAGAATGGCTTATAAATTTCAAAACCTGAGCCAATGTTGTATCCCAAATTCAAGATGACcattaattagtttattttattctctCACCTGTGCTAAAGAAATAATCTACtttcatatttaaaaataaaaatcacaaaGATTATGTCTTTATACATTCATGTAAAGTTAAAACTCAGCATACTTGAAAATACTCAGGAAGACATGTTCTCGAATTCCTTTATAAATTAAAGGTAAGAAAGAATTTTTCTGCTTTTCAGTCAAGAACTTTTTCAAAGTGAAtagatttttataaaatactcaAAAGTGAATACTTGGAATAATGAACAATAAGCTACAACACATTTCATTCATCAAGGAGGAAAGAGAAAGTAGTTATTCCAATCAAACGATATGAGTCATTGAAATAATACCATACATTAAGAATAgtaaaattatgcaaactaaaGAACTTTTGAACAAGATGAAAAAAGCAATTGACCTATTATCTCATGTACTCACCAGCTTGGGCAATCTAATTAATGCTAATATCATAcattaaaaatagtaaaagaaTAGTACTACTCTCAAGACTTTGCTTCAACATCACAAGTTCAAGGATTGTAGGAGAGGAGAGACTAacaaaatacaataataaaaatatttttcaaaattatatataagttataaagaaaattagtgaaagattaaaGCAATTCAAcatacaaaataaatttaatctaattttacaaatcttaaaaattccaaacttttattttatagtAAGGTattcaataacaaaatcaaataTATAAACCACTAACTAAATCAATACTTAAAGCTTTATCATTAAGTGATTCAAACACATTTTTACTCCATAACTACTATATAATCATTAATCAAGGTCTAAATATGTtgttagattaaaaaaattataagacaTATTACCAAAATTATTTGAAGttaattaatatctgacctacctaaattgtatcaaataaaatagtttcaaaaaaaaattaaaaattgtatcaaataaaatcaaaacaaaGTTAACTTAACTATTCAactatttaaacataaaatgtGAGCTAGCTTAACTATGTGTGCCTTTTTATTGTCATTAAGGGTATGCGtgaatattttgtaattattagAAAGTGGGGAGTGCTATCATCAACTTCTTTTTACAATTTCTTGATCAACTTCTGTGTCCAAAAATACATGTgagaatatttttttcaattttcgaaaataagttTCAAGTTTTTTAATGtaagcatgaaaaattaaatgaccTCATCTCCCTTAGCTGTAGAATGGCTGACCTTATAGTCATTCCAAGGAAAGATCTTGAGTTGCATGCTGTGGTGTCTTGGCACAATTGAAACATTAAGGATAACTTGAAACATGGCAAGGCAATTTCTAATGCATTGTAGCAATAAAGGTTCGAAAGCAAAGGAAAACAAGCCTACACAGAGGTGGAAAGTCCACCACTAAACACCATTAAAACAAATGTAGATACTGCTACAAATTTCACATGTGGTCAGTTTTGTTGGGCCTATTCTTCTGCCTTGTCGGACCACCACCTCAATCTGATTCCAACATTAGTATAATATTGTTTGTTTTGGGTCTAAGCtcttacatttttatttttaggcaCTTTTCCAATAGAGCTCGTACAAATGGAATAGTATCAATCCTTACATACTCAtgatctttttcatttttaatcaATGTAAGACTTTGATTACACACCCAACAAGTTTAGTACTAGTGCGATTGCTAGAGATGCTTCGGGGAAGGTTAATGCAGCACAAACTGACATTTTTTGATCAGCCTCTCTCCCACCATTGCAGCACATTGACAAAATCTATACATGGAGGGAATTATGAAATAGATTAGAAACTTGTGTTGCAACCAATTCTCATTTGATTAATTTCTGTTTTACTCCTAGTCCTAAGGCTACTAATGTAGCTGCTCATTGTCTATCAAAAAGTGGCTCTTAATGAAAAAGCCTCTGCTATTTGGGATAGGACATTGCCCTTTGTTGCAAGTGAGGCCTATTTGGCTGATTTGTCTATTCCACTGAAATTGCCTAATTGGTGTTTGTTGAATGAAAATAACTTCAATTTCCTACATAAATACTTTAATAACAGAAAGGTAAATAGTGTTATTATCTTAAGTAGGATTATTGAGTCTAAACAGGTAGTATCAAATTATGGTTTTACAAACATTatgctaaaaataaaaataaaaatttataggtgccgtttggtaacatttttgttttctaattttttaatcacaaaatgaaggtaaattttttgtttttaaaaattttggttttgaaaaacaaaaatgcattctgtaaccacttttgttttttaatttaaaaaacagaaaacaaaagtgtgttctacaaaagttcattttcattttcatttttttattttatttacgttgggtctaggtccagggtCGGATTCGAGTCAAAGGCCGGATTTAGCGCCAGGGCCATGAGgagatttgggttcgggtctaatcgaagtccaagatatagattaagaaaaagaaactgtttaaaaaaatattgaaagtgatttttatttttgtttttgaaattttgatttttaattaaaaattaaaaagtaaaaacagttttatagaacatgtttatgaaaaatattttcacttttcaattttaaaaacaaaaaactgattaaaaaaagtGTTAATAAAGAACACGACAACTCTTGcaaacataaaattttattacttATGCCTCTATTCTCTATCAAGTACATTTTACATTTTCTTTTAAGGAACAATGGGTATCGTAAAGCTGAGCTCCACACCAAAGTTTTTGTCAATACAACACAATCATTCATCATCACTACAAAAGTAaatgctttcaaaaaaaaatcaaatgagTGAATATAAGCAACAAAAATGATGGTAATTATAcaaaattgattatatatatcattattGTTAAACAGAGTAGAGTAGTAGCGAAGAAGAAGAGTACAAACAAAGGCTACCACAGAATATAGTCAAAAGGAAATATTGGATTTTTGTAAAAAAGATGGTTACTTTAGTTACTTGTATACGCAAATGGTTGCTAATGGATCTGAATCTCTTCTACTTCACAGCCACAAATTTCACAGATTCTTCTAATGGACCCCGCAAGAATCCAAACACAAACACTTTCTTCTCCTAATTAATTTCCTCTAATCTAATCACAACCAGAAACCACCAACAAAAATGGAGTTTCTAAGCCACCCCAGTCTCAGTCTCGACCTCAGAACCATAACAACACCCCGCTTTTCGCTTATACCATCAAAATTTGCACTGCCCACTTCGCCTTCTCTGCCTTTTGATCCATATCAAACCTCAAATCGACGTTTGAGCTCTAAATGGAGGGTGTCATTTTGCTGTTCTCGGCACATGGAGGAGGCTACTACTTCCAAGTCGGAAATGGGCAGCCGGGTATGGTTGAAATCGATGGGAAAAGGCTTTGTTGGGTTTGCAGCGGCTGCGGCGGCTTTGTTTTCGGTTTATTGCGATTCCCCGGCTCTTGCTGAGTCTCTTACTGTTGCTTTTCCTGTTTCTCGAGCTCCTGAGGTGATTGACATTTTGGGATCATTTTTTATGTTTGGGCTGTGAATTTGGATGAATCACTGATTGAATGAAGTGTTTTTGTCTTGTTTGCTTAGGTGAATAGAGTTCAACGAACTCTTGTGGAGGCTTGGGGTTTGATTAGAGAGACATTTGTTGACCCAACATTTAATCATCAAGGTAATGGGTTGTTAGTTTCACCaagttataatttataatttgcaaGTGTTTTTTTGAATTGAAGAGAGTGGTTTTACAGATTGGGATCTGAAGTTGCAGCAGACAATGGTGGAGATGTTTCCCCTTAACTCAGCTGATGCAGCATATACCAAAATCAGTGCAATGCTCTCTACACTTGGAGACCCTTTTACTAGGATTATCAGTCCCAAGGTTTTACTATTCATTTATTTCCTCTGGTGTTAAAATTTGTATTTGGTTATGATTCACAGACATAATTGAATTTATTGGCCACAATACATGTTCATGTAGTTTCATTTTTGTTTACTTGGTGTTTGAACTTGAGTATTGAGTTGGAGTCAACAAATCTTTCTTTAATGAATTGTGAGACTCTACATCAGAAATAATCATTGGTGCCCAACTAATAATCTGTTGTACTTGCAGGATTACCAAAGTTTTAGGATTGAGAGTGATGGAAATCTTCAGGGAGTTGGACTTTTCATATCTGTTGAACCAAACACTGGCCATTTGGTAGGTATATTTAGAAAACAATACTTTCTGGCCCTTCTAATCTTTATTGCATCGATATGGATTCTGTTTGAATCATCTGTTCTTCTATATTCCTCGTAGCTTGGATGTTAAATCTTTTGGGGTGCATATTTATCTGAATCTAATACCAAATGGTAAAAGAAGGATAATTTGTCACCCTAGTTAGACAAAACACCTTGTGCTTTTATAAATTGAAGCAAAATATTTGTTGGTAATAGAGTTTTGAAGTAAGCAAAATATTTTGATTTTACAATAGCATCAACAATAGCATAATTCtttgtgtttttcttttctcattCACTTCTGAATTTGAAATGCAGGTTGTTTTGTCTAGTGTAGAGGATAGCCCAGCTGCTCGTGCTGGTATCCAAGACGGAGATGAGTTGGTGGAAATTAacggtatttt
Encoded here:
- the LOC133035595 gene encoding target of rapamycin complex subunit LST8; protein product: MTQPSVILATASYDHTIRFWEAKSGRCYRTIQYPDSQVNRLEISPDKRHLAAAGNSHIRLFDVNSNSPQPEMSYDLHTGNVMAVGFQCDGKWMYSGSEDGTVKIWDIRAPGCQREYESRAAVNTVVLHPNQTELISGDQNGNIRVWDLTANSCSCELVPEVDTAVRSLTVMWDGSLVVAANNHGTCYVWRLLRGTQTMTNFEPLHKLQAHKGYILKCLLSPEFCEPHRYLATASSDHTVKIWNVDGFTLEKTLVGHQRWVWDCVFSVDGAYLITASSDTTARLWSMSTGEYIRVYQGHHKATVCCALHDGAEPSSS